A genome region from Cucurbita pepo subsp. pepo cultivar mu-cu-16 chromosome LG02, ASM280686v2, whole genome shotgun sequence includes the following:
- the LOC111789256 gene encoding protein SENESCENCE-ASSOCIATED GENE 21, mitochondrial-like, translating to MARSFSAVKIASALVSDGLSNTIFRRGYAAVAPQSGAAAKGVAARIGAKTVKSTEKESWVPDPVTGYYRPENCAAEIDAADLRAMLLKATRK from the exons ATGGCTCGCTCTTTCTCCGCCGTCAAGATCGCGTCGGCTCTCGTCTCCGATGGACTCTCCAACACCATCTTCCG GCGTGGGTACGCGGCGGTGGCACCACAAAGCGGTGCGGCGGCGAAAGGAGTTGCGGCAAGAATTGGCGCCAAGACGGTAAAAAGTACAGAGAAGGAGTCGTGGGTCCCAGACCCGGTCACCGGCTACTACCGGCCGGAGAATTGCGCCGCCGAGATCGACGCCGCGGACCTCCGGGCTATGCTTCTGAAGGCGACAAGGAAGTAA